The Solibacillus sp. FSL W7-1436 genome window below encodes:
- the mecA gene encoding adaptor protein MecA — protein MDIERINENTLKLFITYSDIEDRGYTREEIWYNRAKGEELFWDIIGEINTDDYFDLDGPIWIHINASESGLEVVVTRASVGNDSETSSMAGNFEDDLHISDQLNEMEESIFNAIGKAAKEEEQSLENARFRFKDIDELIPLAKRAAPLGIESVLYKWEDYYYLYVDLKDLESQEARNIIALCTEYLPASKITAHRLEEYAETIIAEDCFETIITYFE, from the coding sequence ATGGACATCGAACGCATTAATGAAAATACGCTAAAATTATTTATTACGTATAGTGATATCGAGGACCGCGGTTATACACGTGAAGAAATCTGGTACAATCGCGCAAAAGGTGAAGAGCTTTTCTGGGATATCATTGGTGAAATAAATACAGATGATTATTTCGATTTAGATGGTCCAATTTGGATTCATATTAACGCTTCAGAAAGTGGATTGGAAGTCGTTGTTACACGCGCGTCTGTAGGTAATGACTCCGAAACTTCTTCAATGGCTGGCAACTTTGAAGATGACCTTCATATATCAGATCAATTAAATGAAATGGAAGAATCGATCTTCAATGCGATTGGCAAAGCGGCAAAAGAAGAAGAACAATCGCTTGAAAACGCCCGATTCCGATTTAAAGATATTGACGAACTAATACCTCTTGCAAAACGTGCAGCACCTTTAGGAATTGAGTCTGTGTTGTATAAATGGGAGGATTACTACTATTTATATGTAGATTTAAAAGATTTGGAAAGCCAGGAAGCGAGAAATATTATCGCTTTGTGTACTGAGTATTTACCGGCTTCCAAAATTACAGCGCACCGCCTTGAAGAGTATGCGGAGACAATCATTGCTGAAGACTGCTTCGAAACAATCATTACGTATTTTGAGTAG
- a CDS encoding competence protein CoiA codes for MLVAMTEQQQLFHLTRKLPPDELQRLKKQQSFFCPQCKERLLLKAGQIKIPHFAHQKNSDCISLFSEGESAAHLLGKQQLFHQFSNLQLRPVLEPYLPQLQQRPDILITFKNRQYAIEFQCSPIAQPSFQQRTSGYLHAGITPIWILHTPEKFKSPGIVKVSISHTNAQFMQQYKNQKFLITYDVNSKNFYYITNLIHLHKLQYFAVVKPLALNQQRFPLLVPDKVTKPQFHLLLKNFGKYREQYIRPRLLLSKKGVNDRFFRSIYELRLTMTDLPIFLGIPVCNTHAFNRFCIEWQVGLFHFMNCHALTPETMNVQAIPYFFKWYQMELTDERKEAVEHYLTILKCLKVEQPDENIPEQQLFNVLYDELVAFGC; via the coding sequence ATGCTGGTCGCCATGACGGAACAACAGCAATTATTCCATTTAACGAGGAAACTGCCGCCGGATGAACTGCAAAGATTAAAAAAGCAGCAATCCTTTTTCTGCCCCCAATGTAAAGAACGGCTTTTATTAAAGGCTGGCCAAATAAAAATACCCCATTTTGCACATCAAAAAAACAGCGATTGCATTTCTTTGTTTTCGGAAGGGGAATCTGCTGCACATCTGCTTGGGAAACAACAACTATTCCACCAATTTTCGAACCTTCAGCTACGTCCCGTTCTTGAACCATATTTGCCGCAGCTTCAACAGCGACCGGATATTCTCATCACATTTAAAAACCGGCAATATGCAATTGAGTTTCAGTGCAGCCCCATTGCACAGCCATCTTTTCAACAACGTACAAGCGGCTATTTGCATGCTGGAATCACGCCGATTTGGATTTTGCACACTCCGGAGAAATTTAAAAGTCCAGGTATTGTAAAAGTTTCGATCAGTCATACAAACGCTCAATTTATGCAACAGTATAAAAACCAGAAATTTCTCATCACCTATGATGTAAATAGCAAAAACTTCTACTATATCACCAATTTAATCCATCTTCATAAATTACAGTATTTCGCAGTTGTTAAGCCGTTAGCCCTCAATCAACAACGTTTTCCGCTCCTAGTTCCTGATAAAGTAACGAAACCCCAATTTCATCTGCTTCTGAAAAACTTCGGCAAATACCGTGAACAGTATATCCGGCCCCGCCTATTATTAAGCAAAAAAGGAGTTAATGATCGTTTTTTCCGTTCTATTTATGAGTTAAGGCTAACGATGACGGATTTGCCGATTTTTTTAGGGATTCCTGTCTGCAACACGCATGCTTTTAATCGATTTTGTATAGAATGGCAAGTAGGGCTTTTTCATTTTATGAACTGCCATGCGCTCACACCTGAAACGATGAATGTACAGGCAATTCCTTATTTTTTCAAATGGTATCAAATGGAGCTGACGGATGAGCGGAAAGAGGCGGTGGAACATTATTTAACAATTTTAAAATGTCTTAAAGTTGAGCAACCGGATGAAAATATACCCGAACAACAACTTTTTAATGTTCTGTACGACGAATTGGTTGCATTTGGATGTTGA
- the pepF gene encoding oligoendopeptidase F, with product MAKQILTREEVPEQLTWDLTTIFESDEAWEAELKEVEQLSKKASEYKGKVAESAESLYNTLQFSDALYERLSKLYVYSHLKHDQDTTNSKYQDLDGRIRSVLTNAGAAWSFITPEILALDEATLNSYVESYEPLSLYEQSLKELNLGRPHILSAEKEELLAQFSEVTSTSGKTFSALNNADLEFPKIIGEDGEEVQITHGNYITMLESDNREVREAAFKAVYKTYGQYKNTFATTLAGNVKAHNANAKVRNYKSARHAALSNNFIPEKVYDQLVSTIHDYLPALHRYVELRKKVLGVDELHMYDLFTPLVKEVKMEVTYDEAKKTMVESFAPLGKEYQETVQKGLESRWVDVLENKGKRSGAYSSGTFGTNPYVLMNWQNNVNNLYTLAHEFGHSMHSYYSRANQPYQYADYSIFVAEVASTCNEELLFDHLMKTLDDDKQKIYLLNQWLDGFRGTVFRQTMFAEFEHMIHELDAKGESITSEKLTSIYYDLNKQYFGDAMTVDEEIGLEWARIPHFYYNYYVYQYATGQSAATALSKQILEEGEPAVERYINNFLKAGCSDFPIEVLKAAGVDMESPEPIALACKVFEEKLEELEKLLLNN from the coding sequence ATGGCAAAGCAAATTTTAACGCGTGAAGAAGTACCTGAGCAATTAACATGGGATTTAACAACAATTTTTGAATCCGATGAGGCTTGGGAAGCTGAGCTGAAAGAAGTAGAACAATTATCTAAAAAAGCTTCGGAATATAAAGGGAAAGTAGCGGAAAGTGCGGAAAGCTTATACAATACATTGCAGTTCAGCGATGCATTATACGAGCGTCTGAGCAAGTTATATGTGTATTCTCATTTAAAGCATGATCAGGATACTACAAACAGTAAATACCAGGATCTTGATGGTCGTATTCGCTCTGTTCTTACAAATGCAGGAGCAGCGTGGTCATTTATTACTCCTGAAATTTTAGCATTGGATGAAGCGACATTAAACAGCTATGTGGAAAGCTATGAACCACTTTCATTATATGAACAAAGCCTAAAAGAACTGAACCTGGGCCGTCCTCATATCTTATCTGCGGAGAAAGAAGAATTACTGGCACAATTTTCTGAAGTGACATCGACATCCGGTAAAACATTCAGCGCTTTAAACAACGCGGACCTGGAATTCCCGAAAATTATTGGGGAAGATGGAGAAGAAGTGCAAATTACGCACGGTAACTATATTACGATGCTTGAAAGCGACAATCGCGAAGTACGTGAGGCTGCGTTTAAAGCTGTTTACAAAACTTACGGCCAATATAAAAATACATTTGCCACAACATTAGCCGGGAATGTAAAAGCGCATAATGCCAATGCAAAAGTCCGTAATTATAAATCGGCGCGCCATGCAGCATTAAGCAATAACTTCATTCCTGAAAAAGTGTATGATCAGCTTGTTTCAACAATCCATGACTATTTGCCGGCATTGCACCGTTACGTAGAGCTTCGCAAAAAAGTGCTTGGTGTGGATGAACTTCATATGTACGATCTGTTTACGCCACTTGTTAAAGAAGTGAAAATGGAAGTAACGTATGACGAAGCGAAGAAAACGATGGTAGAAAGCTTTGCACCACTTGGTAAAGAGTATCAGGAAACCGTTCAAAAAGGTCTGGAAAGCCGTTGGGTAGACGTGCTTGAAAACAAAGGAAAACGCAGCGGTGCATACTCTTCCGGAACGTTCGGCACAAATCCGTATGTGTTAATGAACTGGCAAAATAATGTGAATAACCTTTATACATTGGCACATGAATTCGGCCACTCAATGCACAGTTATTATTCACGTGCCAACCAGCCGTATCAATATGCAGATTACTCGATTTTCGTTGCGGAAGTTGCTTCAACATGTAACGAAGAACTATTATTCGATCACTTAATGAAAACATTGGATGATGATAAGCAAAAAATCTACTTATTAAATCAATGGTTGGACGGTTTCCGTGGAACAGTATTCCGTCAAACAATGTTTGCTGAGTTTGAGCATATGATTCACGAATTGGATGCAAAAGGCGAATCGATTACATCGGAAAAATTAACATCAATCTATTATGATTTAAACAAACAATACTTTGGTGATGCAATGACAGTAGACGAAGAAATCGGTCTGGAATGGGCACGTATTCCACACTTCTACTACAACTATTACGTATATCAGTACGCAACAGGTCAATCAGCGGCAACAGCATTATCAAAACAAATTTTAGAAGAAGGCGAACCGGCAGTAGAGCGTTATATTAACAACTTCCTAAAAGCAGGCTGCTCGGACTTCCCAATCGAAGTATTAAAAGCGGCAGGTGTAGATATGGAATCTCCGGAGCCGATTGCATTGGCGTGCAAAGTATTCGAAGAAAAGTTAGAAGAGCTTGAAAAGTTATTATTAAATAATTAA
- a CDS encoding DsbA family protein, with protein MNNVQLLQQPVAPSTCNKPIELYIFIDPLCEKALSLQTTMRKLQVEYGHYFTCRYVLSTELAALNSMTSRMKGCVSGAELDITHPALPSIAIKAAELQGKRAGFRYLNKVQEVATLNTRNINSHATLIEIAQQVNLDMDEFMSDFGSKEAARAFQCDLYLTREMEVEEIPSIVFFNECIEDEGLKVSGSYNYEVYEHILAELLGEELIRQPVPALDELFDRFSTLTTAEVAEIYSINEQLAERELKKRMLQQKVERIMTDEITLWRAKERTPY; from the coding sequence GTGAATAATGTCCAACTTTTACAGCAACCTGTAGCACCATCTACATGTAATAAACCGATTGAGCTTTATATTTTTATTGACCCTCTTTGCGAAAAAGCATTATCCCTGCAAACGACAATGCGTAAACTGCAAGTAGAATACGGTCATTACTTTACATGTCGATATGTCCTTAGTACGGAACTCGCTGCCCTAAACAGCATGACGAGCCGGATGAAAGGCTGTGTTTCCGGAGCGGAATTGGATATTACACATCCAGCATTACCTTCAATTGCAATTAAAGCGGCCGAACTTCAAGGAAAGCGTGCAGGTTTCCGCTATTTAAACAAAGTGCAGGAAGTAGCGACACTTAATACGCGCAACATCAATTCACACGCGACACTAATTGAAATCGCACAGCAAGTTAACCTCGATATGGATGAGTTCATGTCCGACTTTGGTTCAAAAGAAGCGGCTCGTGCATTCCAATGCGATTTATACTTAACTCGTGAAATGGAAGTTGAAGAAATTCCAAGCATCGTATTTTTCAACGAGTGCATTGAAGATGAAGGCTTGAAAGTAAGCGGTTCTTATAATTATGAAGTTTACGAGCATATTTTAGCAGAATTGCTAGGAGAAGAATTAATTCGCCAACCGGTTCCCGCATTAGACGAGTTATTCGATCGATTCAGCACCCTTACAACAGCTGAAGTAGCCGAAATCTACTCGATCAATGAACAACTGGCAGAACGCGAATTGAAGAAACGTATGCTTCAGCAAAAAGTGGAACGCATCATGACTGACGAAATTACACTTTGGCGTGCAAAAGAACGCACACCCTACTAA
- a CDS encoding globin domain-containing protein: protein MNRKYTIPYEELGAEKLSELINAFYSRVAKHPLLIPIFPEDLTETIRKQIQFQTQYLGGPNLFSEEHGHPMMRARHMHFKITPDRAQAWLECMAEAMDEVGLDGKFREVYYKRLVMTAHHMVNAPNDEEGFE, encoded by the coding sequence ATGAATCGAAAATATACGATTCCTTATGAGGAACTCGGTGCTGAAAAGCTTTCTGAATTAATTAACGCGTTCTACTCTCGAGTGGCGAAGCATCCTTTATTAATTCCAATTTTTCCTGAAGATCTGACGGAAACAATTCGTAAACAAATACAATTCCAAACGCAGTATCTTGGGGGGCCTAACCTTTTCTCGGAAGAACATGGCCATCCGATGATGCGTGCTCGACATATGCATTTTAAAATTACACCCGATCGTGCCCAGGCATGGCTTGAATGTATGGCAGAAGCGATGGACGAAGTAGGCTTGGACGGGAAATTCCGTGAAGTCTATTATAAGCGTCTTGTTATGACTGCTCACCATATGGTCAACGCCCCAAATGATGAGGAGGGATTTGAGTGA
- a CDS encoding lytic transglycosylase domain-containing protein has product MDISSMKTLLELQAIQNLNSSNQSSASVLPSSTSTLFSDLMSDILDGQSLSSSLNGLGDVSTFQQLTESGQTSNSQQQNTAAQNYIASFLLNNSSNLTNLPGTFNSLSTSKETSTIEQYMTDFTRKTDVANFFAGAETYQAEIAAAAKKFNIPEKLITSVIKQESNFNASATSAAGASGLMQLMPATARYLGVSDRFDPAQNIMGGAKYIRQMLDQFDNNVETALAAYNAGPGNVKKYGGIPPFQETQNYVKKIMNYMNV; this is encoded by the coding sequence ATGGATATTTCATCAATGAAAACATTGCTTGAACTTCAGGCAATTCAGAATTTAAATTCATCCAATCAGTCAAGCGCAAGTGTATTACCCTCATCTACGTCGACATTATTTTCCGATTTAATGAGCGACATTTTAGACGGACAATCTTTATCAAGTTCGCTAAACGGACTTGGTGATGTAAGCACTTTCCAACAGTTAACAGAATCCGGACAGACTTCTAATTCGCAGCAGCAAAACACGGCTGCTCAAAACTATATCGCATCATTTTTATTAAATAATTCATCTAACTTGACGAATTTACCGGGCACATTCAACAGCCTTTCAACAAGTAAGGAAACATCAACAATTGAACAGTATATGACGGATTTCACAAGAAAGACCGATGTGGCAAATTTCTTTGCCGGTGCTGAAACTTATCAGGCAGAAATCGCTGCAGCCGCTAAGAAATTTAATATACCTGAAAAACTGATCACTTCTGTTATTAAACAGGAGTCCAACTTCAATGCGTCTGCGACAAGTGCTGCCGGTGCATCCGGTTTGATGCAGCTCATGCCTGCAACAGCACGCTACTTAGGTGTTTCTGACCGCTTTGACCCTGCACAAAATATTATGGGTGGCGCAAAATATATACGCCAGATGCTCGACCAGTTCGATAATAATGTGGAAACAGCGCTTGCTGCCTACAATGCAGGTCCCGGAAATGTAAAAAAATATGGGGGCATCCCGCCTTTTCAGGAAACTCAAAATTATGTTAAAAAAATAATGAATTATATGAATGTGTAA
- a CDS encoding CYTH domain-containing protein, translated as MTQQIEIEFKNMLTKSQYEQLLETFSIKSEQIIRQVNHYFDTKENHLKQIHSALRIRVLEDSIEFTLKEKASKHQHLETTDYLTREEADRMLAGEGVPPYTVNERLTLFNIPVGDLHCYGTLTTDRVEIPYKGGLLVFDHSFYLHCDDYEVEYETHDEAVGKEIFSEFLAHHEIEPQPAQKKIVRFMTALNNQKG; from the coding sequence ATGACACAGCAAATTGAAATAGAATTTAAGAATATGCTAACAAAATCACAGTATGAACAGCTTCTTGAAACATTCTCCATAAAAAGCGAGCAAATTATTCGCCAGGTTAATCATTACTTTGATACAAAAGAAAACCATTTAAAACAAATTCACAGTGCTCTTCGAATTCGTGTCTTGGAAGATTCGATTGAATTTACGTTAAAAGAGAAAGCTTCCAAGCACCAGCATTTAGAAACGACTGACTATTTAACACGTGAAGAAGCAGATCGCATGCTGGCCGGTGAAGGAGTACCCCCGTACACTGTTAACGAAAGACTCACGCTATTCAATATTCCTGTTGGCGATTTACATTGTTACGGAACATTGACGACCGACCGGGTGGAAATACCATACAAAGGCGGTTTACTCGTATTTGACCATTCTTTCTATTTGCACTGCGACGATTATGAGGTAGAATATGAGACACATGATGAAGCAGTCGGAAAAGAGATTTTTTCCGAATTTTTGGCACATCATGAAATTGAGCCACAGCCTGCACAAAAGAAAATTGTGCGCTTTATGACGGCTCTGAACAATCAGAAAGGCTAG
- a CDS encoding UPF0738 family protein, producing the protein MRNVYIINHVEVVHNEIYFILNEKKQLSQLQSTGQVIVDSDNEAFLYIIEENEAYSYISFAKNVWPHLLQMLLAEQKAYLKVEDGLLPLQQFADELQGLLYNIEGNSNYGDQFVDNIEKAFAEFLNK; encoded by the coding sequence TTGCGAAACGTATACATAATCAATCATGTTGAAGTAGTACATAATGAAATCTATTTTATTTTAAATGAAAAGAAACAACTTAGCCAATTGCAATCGACAGGACAAGTGATCGTCGATTCGGATAATGAGGCGTTTCTTTATATCATAGAAGAAAATGAGGCATACAGTTATATAAGCTTTGCCAAAAATGTATGGCCGCACCTATTGCAAATGCTGTTGGCAGAACAGAAAGCGTACTTGAAAGTGGAGGACGGTCTGCTGCCGCTTCAACAATTTGCTGATGAATTACAAGGATTGCTTTATAATATTGAAGGCAACAGCAACTATGGAGATCAATTTGTTGATAATATCGAAAAGGCATTTGCCGAATTCTTAAATAAATAG
- a CDS encoding GTP pyrophosphokinase, which translates to MGQWEVFLSPYRQAVDELKIKLKGMRSQFGIMSANSPIEFVTGRVKPLASIYDKSLDKGIPFEPTARLGNELQDIAGVRIMCQFVDDIATVTELIRQRNDMRVIEEKDYITHSKPSGYRSHHMIIEYPVETIQGRIVVVAEIQIRTLAMNFWASIEHSMNYKYKGIFPEEIKNRLQSAAEAAFRLDEEMSSIRSEIQEAQAYFSEVKEATNTAIHKSTDKEERDK; encoded by the coding sequence TTGGGGCAGTGGGAAGTATTTTTGAGTCCATATCGACAAGCTGTGGATGAACTTAAAATTAAATTAAAAGGGATGCGTTCGCAATTTGGTATTATGAGTGCCAATTCGCCAATTGAATTTGTTACAGGCCGTGTAAAACCACTTGCTAGTATATATGACAAATCGCTTGATAAAGGGATACCATTCGAACCGACTGCGCGTTTAGGAAATGAATTGCAAGATATCGCCGGTGTACGCATTATGTGTCAGTTCGTTGATGATATTGCAACTGTAACAGAGCTAATACGCCAGCGTAATGATATGAGAGTTATTGAGGAAAAAGATTATATTACACACAGTAAACCGAGTGGCTATCGTTCACACCATATGATTATTGAGTATCCGGTTGAAACGATTCAAGGTCGCATCGTTGTTGTGGCAGAAATTCAAATTCGTACATTGGCGATGAACTTCTGGGCATCCATTGAGCATTCCATGAACTACAAGTATAAAGGGATATTCCCTGAAGAAATAAAAAATCGACTGCAAAGCGCAGCAGAAGCAGCATTCCGATTAGATGAAGAAATGTCCTCAATTAGAAGTGAAATTCAAGAGGCACAGGCATATTTCAGTGAAGTGAAAGAAGCAACGAATACAGCTATCCATAAGTCAACTGACAAAGAGGAGCGTGACAAATAA
- a CDS encoding NAD kinase, whose amino-acid sequence MKFSIQSRRDDQSNELMELAKSYLIDFGLQFDEQEPEIVLSIGGDGTLLHAFHRYLHRLDKTAFVGIHTGHLGFYADWKPSELEKLVLSIAKKEYNVVEYPLLEVQVHRQHSDSSTFLALNEATIKSPDVTLVMDVELNGEHFERFRGDGLCISTPSGSTAYNKALGGAIIHPTLQALQITEMASINNRVFRTVGSSLVLPAHHNCVLKPVHEQQFNMTVDHISMTETDVKSITFNVANEKVRFARFRPFPFWERVHDSFISNE is encoded by the coding sequence ATGAAATTTTCAATCCAATCACGCAGAGATGACCAATCAAATGAATTGATGGAGCTCGCAAAATCTTATTTAATTGATTTCGGTTTACAATTTGATGAACAAGAGCCGGAAATTGTTCTTTCGATTGGCGGCGATGGAACATTATTGCATGCTTTCCACCGCTATTTGCACCGTCTGGATAAAACAGCTTTTGTCGGAATCCATACAGGCCATTTAGGCTTTTATGCCGATTGGAAACCTTCGGAGCTGGAAAAGTTAGTATTGTCGATTGCCAAAAAGGAATACAATGTCGTGGAATATCCGTTACTGGAAGTGCAGGTTCACCGCCAGCATTCCGATTCCAGTACATTTCTGGCGCTGAATGAAGCAACGATCAAATCGCCGGACGTAACGCTTGTAATGGATGTGGAATTGAACGGCGAGCATTTTGAGCGATTCCGTGGGGACGGTTTATGTATTTCGACACCTTCGGGCAGTACAGCATACAATAAAGCACTGGGCGGGGCGATTATTCATCCGACATTGCAGGCTTTGCAAATAACGGAAATGGCATCGATCAATAACCGTGTGTTCCGGACAGTGGGGTCTTCTTTAGTATTGCCGGCACATCATAACTGTGTATTAAAACCCGTACATGAGCAGCAGTTCAATATGACGGTCGATCATATTAGCATGACGGAAACCGATGTAAAATCGATTACTTTTAATGTGGCAAATGAAAAAGTGCGTTTTGCGCGTTTCAGACCATTCCCGTTTTGGGAACGTGTGCATGATTCATTTATCTCAAATGAATAG
- a CDS encoding RluA family pseudouridine synthase: MDKRFQLQFINKVDEELLRDAIAQWGISKRALTAIKFDGGELLVNGEERNVRHRLAEGDVVTIIFPIEEASEGLIPVQGELAVVYEDEAVLLVDKPPFMSSIPSREHPNNSLANLVYGYFEQQQLASTVHIVTRLDRDTSGLMLIAKHRHIHHLMSEQQKKGQIHREYEAVAEGIIEQAQQSIIAPIGRKNTSIIEREVRPDGQFAHTDVTVLTRKNNMTHIRLKLHTGRTHQIRVHMAYIGHPLVGDDLYGGTHTFIDRQALHCRYIEFEHPLTKERVQFESKLPEEISRLIN; encoded by the coding sequence ATGGATAAACGATTTCAATTACAATTTATCAATAAGGTTGATGAGGAGCTTTTGCGTGATGCAATTGCGCAGTGGGGCATTTCAAAGCGTGCATTGACCGCCATTAAATTTGATGGCGGGGAACTTCTGGTTAACGGAGAAGAAAGAAATGTGCGGCATCGTTTGGCAGAAGGCGATGTTGTGACAATTATTTTCCCGATAGAAGAAGCAAGTGAAGGACTGATTCCGGTACAAGGGGAATTGGCTGTTGTGTATGAAGATGAGGCAGTGCTTCTCGTCGACAAACCGCCCTTCATGAGCTCGATCCCTTCACGGGAACATCCGAATAATTCGCTTGCAAATCTTGTATATGGCTATTTTGAACAGCAGCAGCTTGCTTCCACTGTTCATATAGTGACAAGACTTGACCGCGATACATCCGGGTTGATGCTTATAGCGAAACATCGTCATATTCATCATTTAATGAGTGAACAGCAAAAAAAGGGACAAATTCACCGTGAATATGAAGCGGTTGCAGAAGGTATCATTGAACAAGCCCAGCAATCGATTATTGCTCCGATCGGAAGGAAGAATACGAGCATAATTGAACGTGAAGTACGACCGGACGGACAATTTGCCCACACGGATGTTACTGTGCTGACTCGTAAAAACAATATGACACATATTCGTCTGAAACTCCATACGGGAAGAACCCATCAAATACGTGTTCATATGGCTTACATTGGCCACCCGTTAGTAGGGGATGACTTATATGGGGGCACTCATACATTCATTGACCGTCAGGCACTCCATTGCCGCTACATCGAATTTGAACATCCGTTAACGAAAGAAAGAGTGCAATTCGAAAGTAAGCTGCCGGAAGAGATTTCTCGTTTGATTAACTAA
- the mgtE gene encoding magnesium transporter, with the protein MIEEKNDEVQYDEAFLRMLLDEENIEAFREHFLVLHPYDQAQFYEEVGPDIRQIIYRYLSPQEMAIIFETTEIEDDEYKTYLDEMDPSYGAAMFGFMYTDNAVDILNELDSEQRENYLDMMDDETVDEINELLGYEEYTAGAIMTTEYVSVVESATVREAMRVLRQEAQTAETIYYIFVVDQEHRLLGVMSLRELIVAEGDLYVRDIMSERVVSVKVTDDQENVANLIKDYDLLAIPVVNENRELQGIITVDDIIDVIEEEAEDDYSKLAGIADMDDNDAGPLRAAGKRLPWLIILLFLGMLTSGLMGIFEATLDKVALLATFIPLISGTSGNSGTQALAVAVRGIATGDIGGKSKFKLIIRELSTGLIMGVVSGAIVVGIIFFWKGSLMIGLLVGASICCSIIVATLAGSFIPILMHKLGVDPAVASGPFITTLNDVTSIIIYLGLASTFISRIL; encoded by the coding sequence ATGATAGAGGAAAAAAATGATGAAGTCCAGTATGATGAAGCGTTTTTGCGAATGCTGCTTGATGAAGAAAATATCGAGGCGTTCCGCGAACATTTCCTTGTACTCCATCCATATGATCAAGCACAGTTTTACGAAGAGGTGGGCCCGGACATACGGCAAATTATTTATCGTTACTTGTCTCCTCAGGAAATGGCCATCATTTTTGAAACAACTGAAATTGAGGACGATGAATATAAAACATACTTAGACGAGATGGATCCATCGTACGGTGCGGCCATGTTCGGCTTCATGTATACCGATAATGCGGTAGATATCCTCAATGAACTGGATTCCGAGCAGCGGGAAAATTATTTGGACATGATGGATGACGAGACTGTCGATGAAATTAATGAGCTTTTAGGCTATGAAGAATATACAGCCGGGGCCATTATGACGACAGAATATGTATCCGTCGTTGAAAGTGCAACGGTTCGTGAGGCAATGCGTGTACTGCGTCAGGAAGCTCAAACCGCAGAAACGATTTATTATATTTTTGTAGTGGATCAGGAACATCGACTACTTGGTGTCATGTCATTAAGGGAACTGATTGTCGCTGAAGGTGATTTATATGTTCGCGACATTATGAGTGAACGTGTCGTATCGGTAAAAGTAACGGATGACCAGGAAAATGTTGCGAACCTGATTAAGGACTACGATTTATTGGCAATTCCTGTTGTCAACGAGAACCGTGAACTACAAGGAATTATCACAGTCGATGATATTATCGATGTCATTGAAGAAGAGGCAGAAGATGACTATTCCAAGCTGGCAGGTATCGCGGACATGGATGATAATGATGCCGGTCCATTGCGGGCGGCAGGCAAGCGTTTGCCTTGGCTTATTATTTTACTGTTTTTAGGAATGCTGACGTCAGGACTTATGGGGATATTTGAAGCAACACTTGATAAAGTAGCCTTGCTTGCAACATTTATTCCGCTTATTTCCGGTACATCCGGTAATAGCGGCACACAGGCACTGGCTGTAGCTGTGCGAGGGATTGCAACCGGGGATATCGGCGGGAAAAGTAAATTCAAGCTGATTATTCGGGAGTTAAGTACAGGACTTATTATGGGGGTAGTGAGCGGGGCAATAGTTGTCGGAATCATTTTCTTCTGGAAAGGCTCTCTGATGATTGGTCTACTTGTAGGAGCATCGATTTGCTGCTCGATTATTGTCGCAACGCTGGCCGGTTCGTTTATTCCGATATTAATGCATAAGCTGGGTGTTGACCCTGCGGTTGCGTCAGGACCATTTATTACAACGCTTAATGACGTCACAAGTATTATCATTTACCTTGGTCTCGCATCAACGTTTATTAGCAGGATTCTGTAA